TCGTCCTCCTTCCCTTCACAGGCTGCGAGGCCACCAGCGGCTTCGTGGTCGTGAAGGGGCCTGGACGGGGAGGAAGGTGGGCCGTGGAGGGGAGGCGGTCAGGGGCTCAGGTGAAGATGGGGTGAGTGCTGTTGGGGGGATGGAAGTCCCGAGGTGCCGGGAACCCCCGACGACACAGGGCAGATTCCCTGAATGAGGCCCCCGGCGGGGGCGAGGCGGGCGGTGAAGAAGGGGCCTGGCACCTGGGAAGGCTGCGGCCTGGTGAGCGCCCCCCCAGCGGTGTGGAGTGCGGAGCGCCCGAGTGAGAAGCACTGCAAGGTCTCACCTCCGCCATGGAAGGTCCGAAAACCGTGGGAAGGAGTGGGCGAGGCAGTGCGGTCCAACCAAACTTGTTGTGAGGGGGGTGAATGGCTCTAGGAAGTGGGAGTGTGCCCAAAGCAGCAATCACGAGAATTGTGATTCACTAGGGTTTTCGTGGGGAGTGCACTTGTGAAACTAAACCTCATCAGAAATGACCTCTGTCTGCGGGGCGCAGTGGCGCTCGCCtacgtagtcccagttactcgggacactgaggtgggaggatcccctgagcgggaggtcgaggctgcagtgagctgtgatcacgccgctgcactccagcctgagcaacacagcgagaccgcGTGtccaaaagaaatttagaaaaaaatgtcctCTGCCTTTTGCCACACGCCTTAAGATGATTGCtctgccagcctggccagcataagTGGCTTTGTAGGCACTCAGACAGCGTACACACGTATGCTTAACTCTGGGACTCATTTTGAGagtattttcaaaagtaaaacgGCAAGTTAACATTTATCCATGGAAGTGATCGAATATAGCAGCCCTCTGGAGCGCACGTTCCCAATCACGGTTGTCTGTTTTCAGTGTGAAATATGAGTTGGCGAGGAAGATCGACCTATCGGCCTAGACCAAGACGCTATGTACAGCCTCCTGAAATGATTGGGCCTATGCGGGTGAGTGCTTAAACGTTAATTCGATGTTTTCTATTAgtagaaattaatttttgtgatagCGTTGTTGCATTAGTGTGGAAATGCTGATAAAGTCTTTCCTGCTCATAAAAGATGATGATGGCATCTCATGAAGGAAACGTTGAttctggaggattttttttttcctctcgtgttctccagcttttgcccatgacTTCTTTCTCAGGCTTTGTTTGTTAATGACAGATTGTACACATGTATTCCAACACAGAGTATAACAGCCTCCAAAGTCCTCGTGCGTCACTTTTCTCACAGTAACCTCCCTGTGGGTGGAGTAACCTTATTGGGCATAGAGCATAGAGTTGGAGAAATGTCTTTAGGCTTAGTTATGACCAGAAATAGCTATGtattctgtgtatatatgtaaaattttgtatCAATAAcgaaacttattttttatttgcacaCCCACACATATTCCCCAGCCCGAGCAGTTCAGTGATGAAGTGGAACCACCAACACCTGAAGAAGGGGAACCAGCAACTCAACGTCAGGATCCTGCAGCTGctcaggagggagaggatgagggAGCATCTGCAGGTCAAGgtgagggaaagggaagaagaacGTCTgctggtgtgtgcgtgtgtgtgtgttcgtgtgtgtgtttgcacgtgtgtgtgtgtgtgtgtgttaggcaTTGTCACATAGGAGGaacaggaggaaagaaaacaatggaAAGAATGCCTGAAATTGACTGGAAAAGCGAGGAGGCTATGTAGTTTGCAGCTTAGCTTAGGCAAATCCCTCACTATGATAAAAGTTCTCGACTTTATGAATGAGAGAATGGAGGTGCCAGGATTGTGTGTTATCCAAGAACCCTTGACTGGTGAATACAACATTTGTACTGTGTTCCAAGGTTTGTGTCTTCCTATCATGTATGTTGCTGTAAAGAAGGAAGTGATTTTGCTGAAAATGCTTAAAACTCAAAAGGCTTTACTGTAAGGTAGCTTAGTACTGACCCAAGAATAGACCCAGTTCAGAGGAGCAGGAGCAGCTCCAAAAACCGAGTCGCTGAATGTTGGCCCCCGTTTCCTttgattgatatttttatatggtaCGTTTGATAAAAGCTGGATAAATGAGGATACTGCCATACAGGTAGCTGGTTTAGTGATTTTTCTCGGCggcttttaggaggtgattaaatcCTTTTATGGTTAGAAAAGCAAAAACGGAATTATCCTGAGATTAACGTGAGATGGAAATAATTTCTCCGagataaaatgttttgaaaggaaGCATCTATGTAACGGAGGTCATGGATTCTTCCAGGGATGCACTGTTAAAAGTTCCTAGAATCTGACTGACAACAATGCCCATTAATTGCTGTCCGCCCACTCCCTTATTCTCAGTGCGGGACAGTATATTTTCTGTGATTCACAAACAATGTTGTATTTGGTGTTTTGTTCTTCACGGGGTTCATTTATGGAATATTACCTTTAGGACCTTCGGAcctaaatataactttatttgaaCAAAGTGAAGTTTCTCTTTACCCCAATAGGTAATGGGTGTCGTGACTGTAAGATTTTCCATAGTCCTCAAATCCATCCAGCTAATCAATCCTTCAGAAACTGACATTGTAATTGTAACTGAAATCCTATCCACGTGGTAGACTTCAGATTTCTCAGCTGACGCACACTGCTGTTGGTACTCTACGGCTGAATATAAGCATTCTACATGTCCTGTGGTTTATCCTTAGATTGTCATTTAGGAGAAAGGTCTAAAGCTGGGCTGAATGCCATGCactcatagtcccagctacttgggaggctgaggtgagaggattgcttgagccctggagttcaagcccagcctgggaaacacagtgagacctcatcgctaataaataaatgaatgaataaataaatacataaataaattcattaaataaaGAAAGGTTTCAAGGTATAGGAAAACACAGATGCAAAGTTTTTGTGCCTAGTGGCTGGTAATGTTGCAAACGTAACTCCTCAGTGAACTGtaccacttaaaaatagttaagatggtaaattttaggatatgtgtattttttaccacaattaaaagttCCTTTCTTCCTGAAGTTCAGTGCAGTtatcatatattcttttaaatttttactgtaTGTATCTCCAAGACAtaacatttatagaaaatttgCAAGAATAGTACAATGAACTCATATACTGTTCATCTGGATTCACCAATTGTTAATAGCTTTCGCTTCATAGGTTTCacatctcttccctccctctcttaccGTGctgcccacacactcacacacacacacacacacacacacacacacatacggaCATGTGTTTACTGTTATTAATGCTGAATTGTTTCGATAAAGTTTCAGGTATTATGGTCCTTTACCCTATGTACTTGAGGGTGTGTATATCGTCAGAACAAAGAGAAAGTCATTTCTTGGATCATCACTGCACAAAGATCAAAATCAGGATATTTAACAATGAGAAAACGGAGTCATTTAATACAGAGTGCATACTGAAATTTTGCCAGTTCCccagaaaatttcttttttcctttttcttttctttgttgagacggagtctctctctgtgggccaggttggagtgcagtagtgcgacctcggctcactgcaatctacacctcccaggttctagggattctcatgcctcagcctcccgtgtagctgggactacaggcgccggccactgcggtcttgaacttctggcctcacctgctctgcccaccttggcatcccaaaatgtttggattgcaggcgtgagaccccacgcccggcccagctaattttattgataggatttctttttctgatccagAGTCCAGTTCAGAATCACACCTTGCATGTGCTTTTCAGGtgtttttagtttcctttaaCCTGTAatgtttccttaatttttcttGTCATTCACGATACGGACATTTTTGGAGAGGATAGACCAGTTGGTTTGCAGAATATTCTGCAGTTTGggctttttcatgtatttttaaaagagttttctcACTCAGCGTTTATTGGTGGCTACTCATGCCATGTAAGAGTCTAAGCGCTAGGAGTGTAAGTGCTGTGAGAGACGGGATTTGAGCCTTGAGTCATTTAATACGAGAAGGACAATCAGAAGTAGAATAACAGAGAAGTGCAAAGGAGGCAGCAAAGTTGTCTGAGGGCAGTCTTCGGAAAGGAAGAGGGTATTATTTGGAACaccttgttttcctgttttctgctAACAGACTCCTGAAATAATGTTCCTGGGATTCTTATCAACACATTTATTATTACGTTAGCTAAAGCTTTTATATAATAATACCGAGAGcatgaatattattttcttattcatactttATGTTTTACTGCTTAAATTGAtacgtattttttatttttaagggccGAAGCCTGAAGCTGATAGTCAGGAACAGGGTCACCCACAGACTGGGTGTGAGTGTGAAGATGGTCCTGATGGGCAGGAGATGGACCCGCCAAATCCAGAGGAGGTGAAAACGCCTGAAGAAGGTAGGCAATCCATTAGGCATGCACACTGTAGGGTGTCTGTTTCCACGGTATCGTATTGTAATTCTTActatgtttttgagacggagtctcgctctgaagaccaggctggagtgcagtggtgccatctcggctcactggaagttctgtctccagggttcaagtgattctcctgcctgagcctctggcGGAGCCAGGCTTACAGGCATGCTCcgccgcgcccagctaatttttgtatttttagtagagacagggtttcgttatGTTGCACAGGTTgttcccgaactcctgacctcaggtgatccacctgcctcgaccatGGAaattgccgggattacaggcgagagccaccgtgcccgacccagcattatatttttaataacagagAGGTAACAATACTGCCTCTTTAGTAACAGAGTTCTTATATAAAGGTTATTCGAAACGTAGTTCAGGCCCCAGCACCCGACTGATAGACTGTCAGATAGGGAAACAAACTGAGTCAAAGCTATGTTGAATTAAAACTTTTGAGTATAAATCCTTAAACCAGTAGCTCACAATTTTcagatgcttttgtaaaggtCTGCTTTTAATCAATACATAACACGTTTGTAACACCCATCACTTGGTGTGAAAAATGCTGAAGCACTCATGCGGGTTCTAATACCAGCTCTTACAGCCTTGGCGAGATTCTGAGTGAGTCCTTTCACTTCTAAACCTATCTTTGGTTCTTACGAAAATAGTGAGTTTAAGTCAgagattttaaaaccattttccaTTCCGGTTCTTTCATACTCTGATCCTGTTGCATAGAATGCGTGGGACACAGAGATCATCTGCTTCGCATGGTTTGTTAATCACAAATCATGAAACCCTGGCCCGAGTCATCTGAAAATCTCTGAATTGAGATTTCATTGTCAGTAAGAAAGTGAGCGGGCACTCTGCTTCATCCTAGTTTTTCCGTGTGGAGAGCTGAATACGTAGTGTAAGATCTTGTGAAATTGTGAATTCTCCCTcttcttggtttgtttgtttgtttgcgacagagtctcagtgtgtcacccaggctggagtgcagtgatgcaatttcagctcactgcaacctctggctcccaggctaaagccgtcctcccacctcagcctcctgagtggctggaactacatgcacaagccaccgtgcctgactacatttttttgttttcatttttgtagagatgaggtctcactgtgttgcccaggcagggttTCTCTGGCTTTTAATGAacaattgcttctttttttttcttttatttatttatttattattatactttaagttttagggtacatgtgcacattgtgcaggttagttacatatgtatacacgtgccatgctggtgcgctgcacccactatctcatcatctagcattaggtacatctcccagtgctatccctcccccctccccccaccccacaacagtccccagagtgtgatattccccttcctctgtccatgtgatctcattgttcagttcccacctatgagtgagaatatgcggtgtttggttttttgttcttgcgatagtttactgagaatgatgatttccagtttcatccatgtccctacaaaggacaggaactcatcattttttagggctgcatagtattccatggtgtatatgtgccacattttcttaatccagtctatcgttgttggacatttgggttggttccaagtctttgctatcgtgaataatgccacactaaacatacgtgtgcatgtgtctttatagcagcatgatttatagtcctttgggtatatacccagtaatgggatggctgggtcaaatggtacaatTGCTTCTTAAATCTTTCCCCACGGAAACCTTGAGTGActgaaataaatatcaaatggCGAGAGACCGTTTAGTTCCTATCATCTGTGGCATGTAGGTCAGTGATGCTCAGCATGGGTGTGAGTAAGATGCCTGTGCTATGCATGCTCCCTGCCCCACTGTCAGTCTTCATGAGCCACTATTTCTAATAAGACTGTAGACACACATACGATATAGTCATCTCTAATCATATCAAATGTTACATGTAAGTTTCAGCTTTAGAGACATGAATTGATAAGATTTAAAGTTGAAAGACCATGACTCTAGTACTTCCTGAGTAATCAACTGAAGTATGCTTTACACAtgtgttttccaaattgctgactgTTAATTGTAAGTGCTTGTGACTTGAAAGGAAGCGCTTGATGTTCAGGGaggaaattacttttaaattctgCAGGTCTACGCTCAAAGTTTATGCAGAGGTTCAATTGCGTGTAAGACACGGGATCACCCATAGGGTTCTGTTTTTAGTCCATTTAATAAAACCCAAACTGTAGTGTGCTTTGTATGCCTTTAGGGTCATCTGAATAATCTGTTGCTAAGTCATGTTCCCAACTGTTGTGTTTCTGTTACAGGTGAAAAGCAATCACAGTGTTAAAAGAAGACACGTTGAAATGATGCAGGCTGCTCCTATGTTGGAAATTTGTTCATTAAAATTCTCCCAATAAAGCTTTACAGCCTTCTGCAAAGAAGTCTTGCGCAtcttttgtgaattttatttctagctttttgatgctGTGAAATATGTATCATTCTTTGAAATCGTGTATTGTAACTCTCTGAGCTGGTATGTAGAGacatcgttcttttttttttctttctttctttgttctcttttgagacggagtcttgctctgtcacccaggctggagtgcagtggcgcgatctctgctcgctgcaaccctgcctcccggattcaagcaattgtctgcctcagcctcccgagtagctgggattataggcacccaccggcacgcctggctaagttttgtgtttttactagagatgggctttcgccatcttggccggggtgctcttgaactcctgacctcatgattcacctgccttggcctcccaaagtgctgggattacaggcatgaggaacCGCGCCCGGTGGAGACATAATTCCTACATATTGGTTTTCTATCCAGCGGCCTTGTGAAATATGCTTGTGAATTCCAAAGTTTACTTCTAGGTCGTTTTCCGTCTTCAATATACAGAAACATATCATCCTTGAATAAGAGGAGTTTTGTTtccgccattttttttttctttttccttttgtattttttgtagagacggggttttgccatgtttcccggGCTGTTGTAGAACTTTTGAGTGCAAGTGATGCACCCATctcacctcccacagtgctgggattactggcgtgggCCACCGTGGCGGGCCCGTCGTTGCCGTTGTAaagagttttatttccttttctgattttatgGCATTGTGCAGACCCACCCGttacagtggtgacagtggacatccttgtctcatCCCTGatgagaaaccaaaaaatttcAACATTTCACCATCCTATTTACTCTCCTTTTTTTGTAGACGGACTTTATCAGAGTGaatcattccattctgttccaaatTTGCTGAGAGTATTCATTTGAATATATGTTGATTTTCATCAAACAGTGCATCTATTTCGATTACCACagcattttttcccattcatGTGTTGATATAGTGAATTCGATTGATAAATTTGTACGTTTTTAGGTTCGATTATTAaaacttgagacagggtctcactctgtcaccgaggctggagtgcggtggtgttatcagagctcgctgcagccttgacctcctgggctc
The Gorilla gorilla gorilla isolate KB3781 chromosome X, NHGRI_mGorGor1-v2.1_pri, whole genome shotgun sequence genome window above contains:
- the LOC129529771 gene encoding G antigen 2D — encoded protein: MSWRGRSTYRPRPRRYVQPPEMIGPMRPEQFSDEVEPPTPEEGEPATQRQDPAAAQEGEDEGASAGQGPKPEADSQEQGHPQTGCECEDGPDGQEMDPPNPEEVKTPEEGEKQSQC